One region of Sediminispirochaeta bajacaliforniensis DSM 16054 genomic DNA includes:
- a CDS encoding ATP-binding protein — EQAALFFQLINTRYERGSIILTSNKTFGKWGEIMADDAVATATLDRLLHHSHVVSLKGDSYRMKDRMKIGAVGF, encoded by the coding sequence CAGAACAGGCTGCATTGTTTTTCCAGCTCATCAACACCCGGTATGAACGTGGATCTATCATCCTCACTTCAAATAAAACTTTTGGCAAGTGGGGTGAGATTATGGCTGATGATGCAGTCGCCACTGCAACTCTGGATAGGCTCTTGCATCATTCCCATGTGGTGAGCCTTAAAGGCGATTCGTATCGTATGAAAGACAGAATGAAGATTGGAGCCGTTGGCTTCTAA
- a CDS encoding YciI family protein, whose protein sequence is MKYYVLEGTFAKDLPEKSELQKAIDAHLEYLKSGFDDGSILVSGPKAEIGGGIIVVKCDDIEKFCDGDPLVKAGIQEYRITEFKLHNCQDYLKMWFR, encoded by the coding sequence ATGAAATATTATGTATTGGAAGGAACGTTTGCAAAAGACCTCCCTGAAAAAAGTGAGCTGCAAAAAGCAATTGACGCACATCTTGAGTATTTAAAATCTGGGTTCGATGATGGCTCAATCCTTGTATCAGGCCCCAAAGCAGAAATAGGCGGCGGCATTATCGTTGTTAAATGCGATGATATTGAAAAGTTCTGCGATGGTGATCCTCTTGTAAAAGCGGGGATTCAGGAGTATCGAATTACGGAGTTTAAACTACATAATTGCCAGGACTACCTCAAAATGTGGTTTAGGTAG